A genome region from Alicyclobacillus acidocaldarius subsp. acidocaldarius DSM 446 includes the following:
- a CDS encoding GH1 family beta-glucosidase yields the protein MRKFPEGFVWGTATASYQVEGAAREGGRGRSIWDTFSHTPGKVAEGHTGDVACDHYHRYQDDVRLMKELGISSYRFSIAWPRVMPEKGRVWVKGLDFYKRLATELLESGIRPAVTMYHWDLPQWMEDEGGWNSRETVSRFLEYSEILFRELGDLVPMWITHNEPWCASILGYGIGVHAPGLKDWRRAYRAAHHLLLSHGQAVRLYRELGLPGEIGITLNLTPVYAATPNPEDLAAADRQDMFQNRWFLDPVLRGEYPEELLHRVDQVVGGFDAVKPGDLDVIATPIDFLGVNYYTRAVVADDPSDPLLGVRHLPGEGPRTEMDWEVYPDGLYDLLSRLRRDYGDIPIYITENGAAFDDRVQDGGVHDADRVAYLASHFAAAHRFLEEGGNLRGYYVWSLMDNFEWAFGYTKRFGLVYVDYDTLARIPKDSYFWYQRVIREGGLVPAEPAETAR from the coding sequence ATGCGCAAATTTCCAGAGGGATTCGTGTGGGGGACTGCGACGGCATCGTATCAGGTTGAAGGGGCCGCCCGCGAGGGCGGGCGCGGACGATCGATTTGGGACACGTTTTCCCACACGCCTGGAAAGGTTGCCGAGGGCCACACCGGGGACGTCGCCTGCGATCACTATCACCGCTATCAAGACGACGTGCGCCTCATGAAAGAGTTAGGAATTTCGTCGTACCGATTTTCCATCGCATGGCCTCGCGTGATGCCAGAAAAGGGGCGCGTCTGGGTGAAGGGCCTCGATTTCTACAAGCGGCTCGCCACGGAGCTCCTCGAGAGCGGTATTCGCCCGGCCGTCACCATGTATCACTGGGACCTTCCACAGTGGATGGAGGACGAAGGCGGCTGGAACAGTCGAGAAACCGTTTCCCGCTTCCTCGAGTACAGCGAGATCCTGTTCCGCGAACTCGGCGATCTCGTCCCCATGTGGATCACCCACAACGAGCCGTGGTGCGCTTCCATTTTAGGGTACGGCATCGGCGTACACGCGCCGGGCCTGAAGGACTGGCGCCGCGCGTACCGCGCCGCGCACCATCTGCTTTTGTCGCACGGCCAGGCGGTCCGCCTGTACCGGGAGCTCGGCTTGCCCGGCGAGATCGGCATTACGCTGAACCTCACGCCGGTTTATGCGGCCACGCCGAACCCAGAGGATTTGGCCGCGGCCGACAGGCAGGACATGTTCCAAAACCGGTGGTTCCTCGATCCCGTCCTGAGAGGGGAATATCCAGAGGAACTCTTGCACCGCGTGGATCAAGTGGTAGGTGGGTTTGACGCCGTCAAGCCTGGGGATCTGGACGTGATCGCCACACCCATCGACTTTCTGGGCGTGAACTACTACACGCGCGCTGTGGTCGCCGACGATCCGTCCGATCCGCTGCTCGGGGTTCGCCACCTGCCCGGCGAAGGTCCCCGCACCGAGATGGACTGGGAGGTCTATCCCGACGGCTTGTACGATCTGCTCAGCCGCCTGCGCCGGGACTACGGCGACATCCCCATCTACATCACGGAGAACGGCGCCGCCTTCGACGATCGCGTCCAGGATGGGGGCGTCCACGACGCAGACCGAGTGGCGTATCTCGCGTCCCACTTCGCTGCGGCGCATCGGTTCCTCGAGGAAGGCGGCAACCTGCGGGGCTATTACGTGTGGTCGCTGATGGACAACTTTGAGTGGGCGTTCGGCTACACCAAGCGATTCGGACTTGTGTACGTGGATTACGATACGCTCGCTCGCATCCCGAAGGACAGTTACTTCTGGTATCAGCGCGTGATCCGCGAGGGCGGGCTTGTGCCGGCGGAACCCGCGGAAACGGCGCGATAA
- a CDS encoding oligopeptide/dipeptide ABC transporter ATP-binding protein produces the protein MSDALATAQATALVDVRDLVVRFPIGRGRFIRPVDHVSFSLQPGEVLSLVGESGSGKSTIGKALVRMIEPSEGEIWVAGRDVAHIRGRELKAYRKDAQMVFQDPFGSLNPTRTIEQHLVFPVRKYRREGQGRVSDLIDELLAKVGLTPVTETRRKYPHELSGGQRQRVAIARALAVNPKFIVADEPISMLDVSIRAGILKLMNELREEMNIAFLYITHDLASARYIGNRIMVLYGGKVMETAPSAELIRRPVHPYTRLLFAATPGTRHQGPLPETSNRPPNLLEDRVGCPFADRCPLVSDVCRSQEPPLAEVAPGHYAACHHPG, from the coding sequence ATGTCTGACGCACTCGCGACCGCGCAGGCGACCGCCCTCGTCGACGTGCGCGATCTCGTCGTCCGCTTTCCCATCGGTCGCGGCCGGTTCATACGCCCGGTCGATCACGTCAGTTTCTCGCTCCAGCCCGGCGAGGTGTTGTCGCTCGTGGGCGAGTCGGGATCGGGCAAGTCCACCATTGGCAAGGCGTTGGTGCGGATGATCGAGCCGTCGGAGGGCGAGATCTGGGTGGCTGGACGCGATGTGGCGCACATCCGGGGGCGAGAACTGAAGGCGTATCGAAAGGACGCTCAGATGGTGTTTCAGGATCCATTCGGTTCGCTCAACCCGACGCGGACCATCGAACAACACCTGGTGTTTCCGGTGCGGAAGTACCGCCGCGAGGGCCAGGGCCGCGTGAGCGATCTCATCGACGAGCTACTCGCCAAGGTGGGGTTGACGCCGGTCACCGAGACGCGGCGGAAGTACCCGCACGAGCTGTCGGGTGGCCAGCGGCAGCGCGTGGCCATCGCCCGCGCGCTCGCGGTGAACCCCAAATTCATCGTCGCCGACGAGCCCATCTCCATGCTCGACGTGTCGATACGCGCCGGGATTCTCAAGCTGATGAACGAACTGCGCGAGGAGATGAACATCGCGTTCCTGTATATCACGCACGATCTCGCCTCGGCGCGCTACATCGGCAACCGGATCATGGTGCTTTATGGCGGTAAAGTCATGGAAACGGCGCCGTCCGCCGAGCTGATTCGGCGCCCGGTGCACCCGTACACGCGGCTGTTGTTTGCGGCGACCCCGGGCACACGCCACCAGGGGCCGCTGCCGGAGACGTCGAACCGCCCGCCGAACCTACTCGAGGATCGCGTCGGATGCCCGTTCGCCGACAGGTGTCCGCTCGTGTCCGACGTATGCCGGTCGCAGGAGCCGCCGCTCGCGGAGGTGGCGCCCGGGCACTACGCCGCGTGCCATCATCCGGGCTGA
- a CDS encoding ABC transporter ATP-binding protein — protein sequence MAETREPVLQIEDLSVAYVTNTGLVHAVSDVNLTVHRGEIVGLVGESGSGKSTMAYTIMRLLRGDAVVTKGRVRVLGQDVYALSEKELRAFRWSKMSMVFQSAMSALNPVMTVETQIVDTILAHRPDLSRQAARERAKELLDLVRIDRKHLQSYPHELSGGMRQRVVIAIAIALNPALVIMDEPTTALDVVVQRSILDEIRRIQEQVGFAILFVSHDFSLVAELASRVAIMYAGRIVELTPSHLLNLSERHHPYTEGLLKAIPQLTADEVTIQGIGGYPPDLQDLPPGCAFHPRCPYAMDVCRRVRPAQVRAGEKVLECHLFNEAEVKAHV from the coding sequence ATGGCAGAGACGCGAGAACCGGTGCTTCAGATTGAGGACCTGTCCGTCGCCTACGTGACGAACACGGGGCTCGTGCACGCGGTGAGCGACGTGAACCTGACCGTCCATCGGGGCGAGATCGTGGGACTGGTTGGGGAGTCGGGATCGGGCAAGTCGACGATGGCGTACACCATCATGCGGCTGTTGCGCGGCGACGCGGTGGTCACCAAGGGCCGCGTGCGGGTGTTGGGCCAGGATGTGTACGCGCTGTCCGAAAAGGAACTGAGGGCGTTTCGCTGGAGCAAGATGTCCATGGTGTTCCAGAGCGCGATGAGCGCCCTGAACCCGGTGATGACGGTGGAGACGCAGATCGTCGACACCATCTTGGCACACCGGCCGGATCTGTCGCGGCAGGCGGCGCGGGAGCGGGCGAAGGAGTTGCTCGATCTCGTCCGAATCGACCGGAAACACCTGCAGAGCTATCCGCACGAGCTTTCCGGCGGCATGCGCCAGCGGGTCGTGATCGCCATCGCGATTGCGCTCAATCCCGCGCTCGTCATCATGGATGAGCCGACGACCGCGCTTGACGTTGTGGTGCAGCGGTCCATTCTGGACGAAATCCGGCGCATCCAGGAGCAGGTGGGCTTCGCCATCTTGTTTGTCAGCCACGACTTCAGCCTGGTGGCGGAGCTCGCGTCCCGCGTCGCCATCATGTACGCGGGCCGCATCGTCGAACTCACGCCGAGCCACCTGTTGAACCTGTCCGAGCGGCACCACCCGTACACGGAGGGGCTCCTGAAGGCCATTCCTCAGCTGACCGCGGACGAGGTGACCATCCAGGGGATTGGCGGATACCCACCGGATCTGCAGGACCTGCCGCCCGGCTGCGCGTTTCATCCGCGCTGCCCGTACGCCATGGACGTCTGCAGGCGCGTGCGCCCGGCGCAGGTGCGGGCGGGCGAGAAGGTGCTGGAGTGCCACCTGTTCAACGAGGCGGAGGTGAAGGCCCATGTCTGA
- a CDS encoding ABC transporter permease codes for MTVAAIDVVDPRAKRASRRRNSALRQFFRNPKALAGVVLFGMFLVVAIFAPAIAPYNPTSTAFGMLQPPSHAHWFGTTSLGQDVFSQFIWGTRTTLIVGVGAGLLSTVIAILIGVTAGYVGGVVDSILNALCNIFLVMPGLALLIIIESYVHNTTPYMNGLIIALTGWAWGARVMRSMAMTIASRDYIAAARLSGMSTFRIILFEIVPNMTSVIASNVMYACLAAVLAESGLAYLGFENVASTSWGTMLYWATQNSALMSGAWWWFVPPGLGIALLGTSFALMNFGIDQVTNPRLRTSRRRRQVEKLLRELRAQNGEVKADGRDARTGASD; via the coding sequence ATGACAGTCGCAGCCATCGATGTGGTGGATCCGCGCGCGAAGCGGGCGAGCAGGCGCAGAAACTCGGCGTTGCGCCAGTTCTTTCGAAATCCGAAGGCGCTCGCGGGCGTCGTCCTGTTTGGCATGTTTCTGGTGGTGGCCATTTTTGCGCCTGCCATCGCGCCCTACAATCCAACTTCCACGGCGTTTGGCATGCTGCAACCTCCGTCGCACGCGCACTGGTTCGGCACGACGAGCCTTGGCCAGGACGTGTTTTCACAGTTCATCTGGGGCACGCGGACCACGCTCATCGTGGGCGTCGGAGCGGGGCTTTTGAGCACCGTGATCGCCATCCTGATCGGCGTGACGGCAGGGTATGTCGGCGGCGTGGTCGATTCAATCCTAAACGCGCTCTGTAACATTTTCCTCGTCATGCCGGGATTGGCGCTGCTCATCATCATCGAATCGTACGTGCACAACACGACGCCGTATATGAACGGTCTGATCATCGCGCTGACGGGCTGGGCGTGGGGCGCGCGCGTGATGCGGTCCATGGCCATGACCATTGCGAGCCGGGATTACATCGCGGCGGCGCGCCTGTCGGGGATGTCGACGTTCCGCATCATCCTGTTCGAGATCGTGCCGAACATGACGAGCGTCATTGCCTCCAACGTGATGTACGCCTGTCTGGCGGCGGTGCTCGCGGAGTCGGGCCTCGCGTATCTCGGGTTCGAAAATGTGGCCTCGACGAGCTGGGGCACGATGCTGTACTGGGCGACGCAGAACAGCGCGCTGATGAGCGGGGCGTGGTGGTGGTTCGTGCCGCCGGGGCTCGGCATCGCGCTTCTCGGCACGAGCTTTGCCCTGATGAACTTCGGCATCGACCAGGTCACCAACCCGCGTCTGCGCACGTCGCGCAGGCGTCGACAGGTCGAGAAACTGCTGCGCGAGCTTCGGGCGCAGAACGGTGAGGTGAAGGCGGATGGCAGAGACGCGAGAACCGGTGCTTCAGATTGA